ATGGACCTGCTCAGCGCCCAGTACCTGCAATACGAACCGGTTTCTATCGAAACCCTCATTGGCAAAAAAGGTAAGAATCAGGGCAACATGCGCGATGTGGAGATCGATAAGATCAAGGACTATGCAGCAGAAGATGCCGACATTACCCTGCAGTTAAAAGAAAAGTTCGCCCCACTGCTACCTGCTAAAAACGTAGAAAAGGTATTTTATGAAGTGGAAAACCCACTCGTGAAAGTCCTCACCGATATGGAGTTCGAAGGTATCGCCATCGATATCCCGGCATTGATCGATTACTCCCGCGAGCTGGATACCGAAATCAGAAGAGCGGAAGAAAGCGTATACACCCAGGCAGGTGTGCGTTTCAACCTTGCCTCTCCGAAACAACTGGGTGAAGTGCTCTTCGAAAAACTGGCCCTTGATCCGAAAGCAAAAAAGACCCGTACCGGTCAATATGCTACAGGTGAGGATGTACTGGCAAAACTGGCCAGCAAGCACCAGATTGTAGACGACATCCTCGTATTCCGTGAGCTGAGTAAGCTGAAATCTACCTATGTAGATGCATTGCCAACCATGCTTAATAAACGCACAAACAGGATACACACTTCCTATAACCAGGCAGTAGCAGTGACCGGCCGTTTGAGCAGCACCAACCCGAACCTGCAGAATATTCCGATCAGAACTGACAGGGGCAGGGAAATCCGTAAAGCATTTGTACCCCGCAATGAAGAGTTTACCCTCCTCTCTGCGGATTACTCCCAAATAGAACTGCGCATCATTGCTGCCATCAGCGAAGACCAGGCTATGATAGACGCTTTCCGCCAGGGTATAGATATCCACGCGGCTACTGCGGCCAAGGTATACGGCATTCCGCTGGAAGAGGTAACCTCTGAAATGCGTCGCAATGCCAAGAGCGTAAACTTTGGTATTATTTACGGTGTGAGCGCCTTCGGTCTTTCCGAGAACCTGGGTATTCCACGTAGTGAAGCAAAAATGCTGATCGATAACTACTTCGCGCAGTACCAGGCGATCCAGCACTACATGGATAAACAGAAACAGTTTGCACAGCAGAATGGCTATGTAGAAACCCTGCTGGGCCGTAAGCGCTGGCTGAAAGACATCAACAGCTCCAACGCGGTGGTAAGAGGTTATGCAGAACGAAATGCCATCAACATGCCTATTCAGGGTACTGCTGCCGACATGATCAAGCTGGCCATGATCTCCATCCATAAAACAATGAAGGAGCAAAACCTGCGTTCAAAAATGATCCTGCAGGTACATGATGAATTGGTCTTTGATGTTCATAAAGATGAAATTGAAATCATCCAGCCGATCATCCTGGATGGTATGCGCAATGCACTGCCACTGGCGGTTCCGGTAGAAGCTGAAATAGGCCTTGGCCGCAACTGGCTGGAAGCCCACTAATTACTAATAAAGTGTTAAATATATTTACAATATGGCCGGACAATTGATCATTGTCCGGCCTTTGTTCATCATGTAATATATAAGAAAAGACACTGCGTTGCCACTGCACTGAGTACTTACACCCCTCTTGTGTTTTCCAAATTCGTTTACTAGCTTTCGGCCATGATCCTGACCTCAAGGTTGCAAATATTGCCTTGTACATTACAGTACTTCGAAGCGTTATTACAAGGAAAAGAAACGTTGGGCCATTTGTTAGATATTGATATACCTCTATTCTGGACAGAGTTCCCTGAAATTATACTGGTATCGTACGACAAATTGCGCAACGATCCCTCGATGCTTGGCTGGTTTCTATACCTGGTGATTCACCAGGAAGATAAACGGCTGATTGGTACCGGTGGCTTCAAAGGCCGCCCGGATGCTAACGGCGTGGTAGAAATTGGCTACGAAATCACGACTGCCTACCGCGAACAGGGGTTTGGTACAGAGCTGACACAGGCCCTGATCCGTTTCGCCTTTGGACACTCTTATGTGACCCGGGTAGTCGCCCATACAGAGGAGGAATATACCGCTTCTGTAAAAGTGCTCCAGAAATCAGGAATGTCCTTTGCCGGCGAAAACCCCGATACGCAATTATGGCGCTGGGAAATATCCCGTGAGCAATACAAACTCTCCCAGGACTAACAACCGCTTACCTTAACTTTCTTTCCGAGTATAATTGGATTGGCTTACATTTGAAACCTTGTTTTCAAATCAAAACACCAAACCAAAATGAAGAAATGGATCTTAGGCCTGGCCGTGTGTTATTCCACCACGACTGCCATGGCGCAAACCACTAACAAAGAAGGCAGCAAATACCAATTTACCGTAATCAGGAACTTAGATGCAGGTGATGTAGAAAACCAGGGGCGTACTGGTACCTGCTGGTCCTTCTCCGGTCTGTCTTTCTTCCAGGCCGAAGCATTGCGCAATGGCAAAGGCAAAGGTGTAAACCTGAGCGAAATGTTTGTGGTAAGAAAAATGTATCCTCTTAAGGCGGCAAACTACGTGCGTATGCATGGCAAAGCTAACTTCGGTGAGGGTGGTGGATTCCCGGACGATCTGCTCTGCCTGCGCGAATACGGACTGGTTCCACAGTCAGTATACGACGGCAACCGCGATAAAGTATATAACCACGCTGAAATGGTGTCTATCCTGGAAGGTATGACCAAAACCATCGGCGCTAATGAAGGTACTGTCAATCCTAACTGGAAGAAAGCCGTTGATGGTGTACTGAATGCATACATGGGCGATGCTCCTGAAAAATTCGATTACCAGGGTAAATCTTACACGCCGCAATCCTTTGCAAAAGAACTGGGTTTGAATGCAGATGATTATGTACTGATTTCATCTTTTACTCACCATCCTTATTACCAGCAGTTCGTACTGGAAGTACCGGACAACTGGAATTGGGAAAGAGTGTACAATGTACCCCTGAATGAATTTACTGCTATCGCAGAAAATGCGATCCAGACGGGTTACACCATTGCATGGGCATCTGATGTATCAGAAAAAGGTTTCAACTTCATTGAAGGCCTGGCTGTAGTTCCGGAAACTGACTTTAGCGACATGACCGCTGAAGAGAAAAAGAAAGTATTTGAAGAACCGGTAAAAGAAAAAACCATCACTCCTGAACTGCGTCAGAAAGCTTTCGATAATTTCGAAACGCAGGATGACCATGGTATGCACATTGTAGGTATGGCAAAAGACCAGAATGGTAAAGTATACTTCCGCGTGAAAAATTCATGGGGTACTACCAATCCGGGTAGTGGCTACTTCTATGCTTCTGAAAATTTCTTCGCTTATAAGACGACCTGCATCATGCTGAACAAAAAAGCACTGCCTGCAGATATCGCTAAGAAACTGGGCATCAAACAATAGTGTTCTTTTTCTCAATAAAAAGGGGCTTTTTCCAATGGGAAAAGCCCCTTTTTATTACTTGCCTGAAGCAAGTAAATTATTTGCTTTTGTCAATAAAATTTCTCTTATCCCGCTATGAAAAAGGATTTTCAGTCATGCAGAAAGCACACATTTTATTTACCTTCAATGCGTTGCGCTTCCTGGTAGGTTCCTAACCTGAATTTCAACGGCACCTTTGTACGCTGCTCAAAATTCCACTCCTTTTTGCAGAAAAATCCGAAGCACTGATCATAATAGGAATGAGGAGTCAGGGGAAGAGTCGCTTTCGGTGTAAAAGTCACAGCTGTAGTGGGTTTTACAAAAGTAATTGACGGCGTCATCTTTTTTTGAAGCGGATATAATGGGGCTACAGAGAGCTTATTTTGCCCTTTTACAACATTAAATCCTAAAAACAGCAGCAAAAAAACACTACATATTTTCATACTCAAATGTTTTAGACGATTTCTTCAAAACTGCCTATCCCTTCCCTGATCATTTCAGGTTCAGACCCCGTACAATCGATCACTGTAGAAAACTGCATACCACCAGGACCACCATCCACAACAATGTCAACAATGTTTTCAAACTTCTCATGGATGATCTCCGGATCAGTATATTCTTCTACGTAAGCTTCAATCGGCAGCGACGTACTCAGAATAGGATTACCTAATTCCTTCACGATTGCTCTGCTGATATTATTATCGGGCACGCGTATACCAACCGTATCTTTCTTTTGCTTCAGCATTCTGGGCACCTGCCTGCTGGCGGGCAGAATAAATGTGTATGGTCCCGGCAATGCCTTCTTCAGCATTCTGAAGGTGGGTGTATCTACACTTCGTGCATAGTCAGACAAATGACTGAGATCGTAACATATAAACGAAAACTGGGCCTTGGCAGGATTAATATGCTTGATGCGGCAAATGCGTTCTATAGCTTTGTGCTGTGAGATGTCACAGCCCATGCCGTAAACCGTATCGGTCGGATAGATAATCACGCCTCCATCTTTCAGACATTCCACGATCGTCTTTAAATGACGGGGATTCGGGTTGTCCGGGTGTAAAGTTAAAAGCATAGCGTAAATTTACGATTATACCACCAATTACCACACCAGCTGTATAAAAAGCTGACCATACTTAACATGGACATTAAATAATCTTACTATCTTTCCGCCCAATTTCCAAAATCATTTTGTGGATGAAGTTGAAAGGAATTGTTCCGAGAACATGGCGACACTTGAAGAGGATTATCCTTGTCTTATTTATTGCTCATTTCGTGTACCTCATTGCCTTAAAATGGGTCAATCCCCCCATTACTATTACAATGATTTCAAGTTGGTTTGGCACATGGGGTAGCGATACAAAGTTTCACAAAACATGGGTAGACTATTCAGAGATATCTGAATTCACCAAGCTGGCAGTGCTGTCCAGTGAGGACCAGTTATTCCCTGACCATAATGGCTTTGACTTTAAGTCAATCGAAAAAGCCATGAAGCATAACCAGAAGAGTAAGAAGATTCATGGAGCCAGCACTATTAGCCAGCAGGTAGCTAAAAACGTATTCTTATGGCAGGGGGGAGGCTATTTCAGAAAAGGGTTGGAAGTATATTTCACCTTCATGATAGAAAAACTCTGGGGCAAGGAACGCATTCTGGAAGTCTACCTTAACATAGCTCAGACCGGCGATGCTGTATTTGGTGTAGAAGCCGCTGCCCGGCAATATTATCATAAAACAGCAGCAAGTCTCAACAGAGAGCAATCGGCTATGATCGCCGCCTGCCTGCCCAATCCTGTCAGATACACAGTGGTACCGCCGGCAAGGATCACACTGTACAGACAAAAGAAAATTTTAGTACAAATGCGTTTACTCGCAGGCGATCCGGATATATCAGAACTGATCAGTTCCAAGTAACTGATTTACCACCTTCACCGCCGTTTCCTGCCTTTCTTCAAATGTTCCGCGGATCTCTACCCAGCGTACGCCAGAAGATTGCACAATCTCTTTGTAGACATTATAAAAGTGTTCACGCATAGCCGGGTCCGGATATTCCCTTTGCGGATCATCTTCCCATGGAATATCAATATAGGTGAGCAGATACAGATCATATTTTCTTTCTGCAATAGCTGCAAGTATCCATGGATCGCATTCACCATATTTATGCTCGCTCCATACTCTGATCACATGCAGATCGGTATCGCATATCAGCAGGCGGTTTGCCAGCTTCGCTCTTTCTACCTCCAGTTCCAGCTGCCCCTTTGCAATGGTCAGCAAGTCAGACTGCTCATATGGGCGAGGCAATTCTTCTATATACTGACGGGCATACTCAGGCACCCACATCGTTTCATAATGCGACGCCAGAAACTCACTGAGCGTACTCTTGCCCGTGCTCTCCGGACCAATAACCACTACTTTGTATAGCTCTTCCATATCTTCTTCCAGCTAAAATAACCCATCACTGCTACTATAAACAGGAAGATGGTCAATACCGCTGTTGCGACTAGTTTTTTATGAAATAATAACGGGACCGCTACCAGGTTAGATATGTTCAGTAAGATCCAGTTTTCAATCTTCCGCTGTGCCAGCAACCACATACCAGCACAGGCGGTCGCTGATACAAAGGCATCTATCAACGGTACATCTGAGTTTGAGAAATGACTCAACAGGTAGTAGAACACTGCCCAGCCAATAAAAGTGATTGCCACGGTTACGACCCAATCCCTTCGGGATGCCCAGGCAATAGGAACTTCCGGTTCAGAAGCTTTCTTCCTGGCCCAATGGTACCAGCCATATACACTCATGATGAAATAATAGACATTCAGTGTAGCCTCTGCATAGAGCTTAAACTGCTCCCTGGATAACAGGTATGCATAAATACCAGTGCTGATCAGACCTGTTGGATACAACCAAATGCTGTTCTGCTTACTACATACCACGCTAATGGCGCCAAATATCGCTGCCAGAATTTCCAGCCAGCTCATGGCCCTGAACCCTTCTATCAGCGCCTGGTAAAATACATCCACATTCATGCCGCAAAGATAAGTGTACCTATTCCGTAAAAAAATCGGGTAGTGAAACTGTTAGAAAAATCAGTATTAGCTTATAGAAGCATCGAAGAAGCGTTTTTTACATGTTACTTTTTCTCTCCCATCAATACACCCGATACATTCCAGGCGCTGAAAGCAGTTCCTTCCCTCTTTCCTAATGGAATTGCTACTTTAAATTCATGTACGCCCGGCGCCAGATCTGGTAGAGGGATATAAACTGCCGGTGTCAGGCTACCCGGACACCAGTTGGACCTGCTAAGGTCGGAAGATGATAACCCGTTTGAGAAATTGCCGGATGATGGATTCAGCAACCGGTAAGTACCGCAATCTGTTCTCCATGGCACAAAGTGATATACCCGCTTGCCATCTACAAATATTTCATTCAGCTTAGGCACGAATTCATCGCCGTTGCCCCAGCCGCCATGACCGGTAGTAATGTAACGGAGCTGTAAGTTCTTTACACCTTCCGGAATATTTACTTTTACTGTCAGGGAATCATGGTCGAACATTGTACCATATTCCTGTCCTGCCATTTCCATCAGGTTAGTAGTGTTGAAAATCGGCTGTAAATAATCTGGTGTCTGTAATCCTCCATCATCGTCACCTTTAAAGTATTTCAGACGCAGACTTACAATATGGCCGCCTTTGTCATAGTTACCGATGAAAACACCTA
This Chitinophaga sancti DNA region includes the following protein-coding sequences:
- the polA gene encoding DNA polymerase I is translated as MQKKLFLLDAMALIYRAYYGLIRNPRLTSAGRNTNAQFGFTSTLIDLINKEKPTHMAVAFDTHAPTERHTSFVDYKANREDAPEDLLDAIPDIKRIITGFNIPCVELDGYEADDVIGTLAWQAAEAGYTVYMVTPDKDYGQLVKENVFIYKPPYMGSKEEILGPKEVCEKWQIKDVHQVIDILGLMGDAVDNIPGIPGVGEKTAMKLLAQYDSIENVLANADKIGGKMGEKIKAGADSAILSKQLATIITDVPVTFHEEDFCIKDHNKEALSEVFIELEFKTLGKRILGDTFGSSSEVTTNGKVQLDLFGNVTATSAAATTEDTPEQIVSILVAEKNINNTPHNYHLADTPEKRAELLATLLSKQEVCFDTETTGTDANAVDLVGMSFSFAAGEAWYVPVPADKAGAQAIVDEFRPLFETTHIVFIGQNLKYDMLVLKWYGVEIKAPVFDTMLAHYLIEPEGRRSMDLLSAQYLQYEPVSIETLIGKKGKNQGNMRDVEIDKIKDYAAEDADITLQLKEKFAPLLPAKNVEKVFYEVENPLVKVLTDMEFEGIAIDIPALIDYSRELDTEIRRAEESVYTQAGVRFNLASPKQLGEVLFEKLALDPKAKKTRTGQYATGEDVLAKLASKHQIVDDILVFRELSKLKSTYVDALPTMLNKRTNRIHTSYNQAVAVTGRLSSTNPNLQNIPIRTDRGREIRKAFVPRNEEFTLLSADYSQIELRIIAAISEDQAMIDAFRQGIDIHAATAAKVYGIPLEEVTSEMRRNAKSVNFGIIYGVSAFGLSENLGIPRSEAKMLIDNYFAQYQAIQHYMDKQKQFAQQNGYVETLLGRKRWLKDINSSNAVVRGYAERNAINMPIQGTAADMIKLAMISIHKTMKEQNLRSKMILQVHDELVFDVHKDEIEIIQPIILDGMRNALPLAVPVEAEIGLGRNWLEAH
- a CDS encoding GNAT family N-acetyltransferase; the encoded protein is MILTSRLQILPCTLQYFEALLQGKETLGHLLDIDIPLFWTEFPEIILVSYDKLRNDPSMLGWFLYLVIHQEDKRLIGTGGFKGRPDANGVVEIGYEITTAYREQGFGTELTQALIRFAFGHSYVTRVVAHTEEEYTASVKVLQKSGMSFAGENPDTQLWRWEISREQYKLSQD
- a CDS encoding aminopeptidase C, whose protein sequence is MKKWILGLAVCYSTTTAMAQTTNKEGSKYQFTVIRNLDAGDVENQGRTGTCWSFSGLSFFQAEALRNGKGKGVNLSEMFVVRKMYPLKAANYVRMHGKANFGEGGGFPDDLLCLREYGLVPQSVYDGNRDKVYNHAEMVSILEGMTKTIGANEGTVNPNWKKAVDGVLNAYMGDAPEKFDYQGKSYTPQSFAKELGLNADDYVLISSFTHHPYYQQFVLEVPDNWNWERVYNVPLNEFTAIAENAIQTGYTIAWASDVSEKGFNFIEGLAVVPETDFSDMTAEEKKKVFEEPVKEKTITPELRQKAFDNFETQDDHGMHIVGMAKDQNGKVYFRVKNSWGTTNPGSGYFYASENFFAYKTTCIMLNKKALPADIAKKLGIKQ
- a CDS encoding L-threonylcarbamoyladenylate synthase produces the protein MLLTLHPDNPNPRHLKTIVECLKDGGVIIYPTDTVYGMGCDISQHKAIERICRIKHINPAKAQFSFICYDLSHLSDYARSVDTPTFRMLKKALPGPYTFILPASRQVPRMLKQKKDTVGIRVPDNNISRAIVKELGNPILSTSLPIEAYVEEYTDPEIIHEKFENIVDIVVDGGPGGMQFSTVIDCTGSEPEMIREGIGSFEEIV
- the mtgA gene encoding monofunctional biosynthetic peptidoglycan transglycosylase, which produces MKLKGIVPRTWRHLKRIILVLFIAHFVYLIALKWVNPPITITMISSWFGTWGSDTKFHKTWVDYSEISEFTKLAVLSSEDQLFPDHNGFDFKSIEKAMKHNQKSKKIHGASTISQQVAKNVFLWQGGGYFRKGLEVYFTFMIEKLWGKERILEVYLNIAQTGDAVFGVEAAARQYYHKTAASLNREQSAMIAACLPNPVRYTVVPPARITLYRQKKILVQMRLLAGDPDISELISSK
- a CDS encoding ATP-binding protein; the encoded protein is MEELYKVVVIGPESTGKSTLSEFLASHYETMWVPEYARQYIEELPRPYEQSDLLTIAKGQLELEVERAKLANRLLICDTDLHVIRVWSEHKYGECDPWILAAIAERKYDLYLLTYIDIPWEDDPQREYPDPAMREHFYNVYKEIVQSSGVRWVEIRGTFEERQETAVKVVNQLLGTDQF
- the pnuC gene encoding nicotinamide riboside transporter PnuC, with the protein product MNVDVFYQALIEGFRAMSWLEILAAIFGAISVVCSKQNSIWLYPTGLISTGIYAYLLSREQFKLYAEATLNVYYFIMSVYGWYHWARKKASEPEVPIAWASRRDWVVTVAITFIGWAVFYYLLSHFSNSDVPLIDAFVSATACAGMWLLAQRKIENWILLNISNLVAVPLLFHKKLVATAVLTIFLFIVAVMGYFSWKKIWKSYTK